DNA from Variovorax sp. PBL-H6:
GGTGGCGGCGCTGCGATGTGCGCGACATCGCCGCGTTGCAGGCTGCGATCGCCGATGCCGGGCGCGAGCTCGGCGACTTTTCCGTGCTGGTCAACAACGTGGCCAGCGACGACCGCCACACGCTCGAGTCCGTCACGCCCGACTACTACGACGAGCGCATGGCCATCAACGAGCGGCCGGCCTTCTTCGCGATCCAGTCTGTGGTGCCCGGCATGAAGCGCCTGGGCGGCGGGGCGGTCATCAACCTCGGCTCGACCGGGTGGCAGGGCAAGGGCGGTGCGTACCCGTGCTATGCCATTGCCAAGTCTTCGGTCAACGGGCTCACCCGCGGGCTGGCCGTGAACCTGGGCCGCGACCGCATCCGCATCAACACCGTGTCGCCCGGCTGGGTCATGACCGAGCGCCAGGTGCGCCTGTGGCTGGATGCCGAGGGCGAGCAGGCCCTCGCGCGCAACCAGTGCCTGCCCGACCGCCTGCAGCCGCACGACATCGCGCGCATGGTGCTGTTCCTCGCCTCCGACGACGGGGCGATGTGCACCGCGCAGGAGTTCAAGGTCGACGCCGGCTGGGTTTGAGGATCGCCCCGGACCCAACATCGAAGTTCAGGCTTCGACCTCCAGCCGCCTTCCGTAGACGGTGAGGCTTGCCGCCTTGAGCGCGCGCATCATCACCTTCG
Protein-coding regions in this window:
- a CDS encoding SDR family oxidoreductase — encoded protein: MHRYAVCNVNSQETFLTDTVAGAHASPASTYPSLRDKTVFVTGGGSGIGAAMVAAFAEQGARVAFIDIAEDASAALAAQIAEAGHRAPWWRRCDVRDIAALQAAIADAGRELGDFSVLVNNVASDDRHTLESVTPDYYDERMAINERPAFFAIQSVVPGMKRLGGGAVINLGSTGWQGKGGAYPCYAIAKSSVNGLTRGLAVNLGRDRIRINTVSPGWVMTERQVRLWLDAEGEQALARNQCLPDRLQPHDIARMVLFLASDDGAMCTAQEFKVDAGWV